A genomic segment from Hemitrygon akajei chromosome 27, sHemAka1.3, whole genome shotgun sequence encodes:
- the LOC140717329 gene encoding pepsin A-like has translation MKWLLLAFVCIQLSDAVFRVPLRKGKSARDVLREKGLLEDFLKKHPYDPCTKFKGACSIETLASEEPMTNYMDLSYYGAISIGNPPQSFTVVFDTGSSNLWVPSVYCSQTPCVKHHRFNPSQSSTFHTNNKYLSITYGTGSMTGFLGYDTLRLSNLVINGQEFGLSETEPGGFFSYCNFDGILGLGYPSLAAEGATTVFDNIMSQHLVSQPLFSVYLTRTNGESGSEVLFGGIDSSRYTGPIYWVPVTQEAYWQIEIQRVTVNGQIVACSQGCPGIVDTGTSLIAVGGNYIGNIQQSIGATPNYYGQYTINCNNIGNMPDVVFTINGYDFTLPASAYTLKTSYSNTVNCDSGFSGTGGNLWILGDVFIREYYSIFDRGNNRVGLAKAI, from the exons ATGAAGTGGTTACTCCTTGCCTTTGTATGCATCCAGCTCTCTGATGCCGTCTTCAG AGTTCCTTTACGTAAAGGAAAATCTGCCCGAGATGTTCTTCGGGAGAAGGGATTGTTGGAAGATTTCCTCAAGAAACATCCATATGATCCCTGCACAAAGTTCAAAGGTGCTTGTTCCATTGAAACTTTGGCATCAGAGGAGCCTATGACCAACTACATGGAT CTGTCATACTACGGAGCCATCAGCATCGGTAACCCCCCACAGAGCTTCACTGTCGTTTTTGATACTGGCTCATCCAACCTCTGGGTCCCATCAGTCTACTGCAGCCAGACACCATGCG TGAagcaccacagattcaacccatCCCAGTCCTCAACCTTCCACACGAATAATAAGTATCTGTCCATCACGTATGGGACAGGAAGTATGACCGGTTTTCTGGGATATGATACTCTGAGA CTTTCTAACCTTGTGATCAATGGACAAGAGTTTGGATTAAGTGAGACCGAACCCGGCGGTTTCTTCTCCTACTGTAATTTCGACGGTATTTTGGGCTTGGGCTATCCATCACTTGCGGCAGAAGGAGCCACTACAGTGTTCGACAACATAATGTCTCAGCATCTGGTTTCACAGCCACTCTTTTCTGTCTACTTGACAAG GACAAATGGTGAATCTGGAAGTGAAGTCCTTTTTGGTGGAATTGACTCAAGCCGCTACACTGGCCCAATCTACTGGGTCCCTGTTACCCAGGAGGCCTATTGGCAAATTGAGATCCAGAG AGTGACAGTCAACGGCCAGATTGTGGCTTGCTCTCAAGGTTGCCCTGGCATCGTTGATACTGGAACTTCTCTTATCGCTGTTGGCGGAAATTACATCGGCAATATTCAGCAAAGCATTGGAGCAACTCCAAATTATTATGGCCAG TACACCATAAATTGCAACAATATTGGCAATATGCCTGATGTGGTCTTCACCATCAATGGATATGACTTCACTCTTCCTGCCTCAGCCTACACACTGAAG ACCAGTTACTCTAACACGGTCAACTGCGACAGTGGATTTAGCGGCACTGGTGGAAACCTCTGGATTTTGGGAGATGTCTTCATTAGAGAATATTACTCCATCTTCGACAGAGGAAACAACCGAGTGGGATTGGCTAAGGCCATCTAA